One Deinococcus grandis DNA window includes the following coding sequences:
- a CDS encoding DUF1266 domain-containing protein, with product MTLWTVLIPVAAGLALAALWWVGKAMLEGAREGLREADAELAQEQAERDARAARDADARRAEVEAAALALSDADRFALNLRAPFTSLWLDIFETATHRPAAYFYQVTPPGETPQARQEALRELSASLESGWGVTDHASAMSSLAWLLGGGGHHEPYQQVRRALHGQDTAGLDRRHVKVVRQWEPEVGDVGGLAFDLARAADIAAQGVALGYLSDRQGWQVLGQCRQVAREAPFRDWAHYGRSFQAGAAFWNANPVRNRGYADAVKALLTRDDSPWRRDPWPPPGQPLDRGLAAVGTGSEASALN from the coding sequence GTGACCCTCTGGACAGTGCTGATTCCCGTCGCGGCCGGACTGGCGCTGGCCGCGCTGTGGTGGGTGGGCAAGGCCATGCTGGAGGGCGCGCGCGAGGGCCTTCGGGAAGCGGACGCCGAGCTGGCGCAGGAACAGGCCGAGCGGGACGCCCGGGCGGCCCGGGACGCCGACGCCCGGCGGGCGGAGGTCGAGGCGGCCGCGCTGGCCCTGAGTGACGCCGACCGCTTCGCGCTGAACCTGCGGGCGCCGTTCACGTCCCTGTGGCTCGACATCTTCGAGACGGCCACGCACCGGCCCGCGGCGTACTTCTATCAGGTGACGCCGCCCGGCGAGACCCCGCAGGCCCGCCAGGAGGCCCTGCGGGAACTGTCGGCGTCCCTGGAGTCCGGGTGGGGCGTCACGGATCACGCGTCGGCCATGTCCAGCCTCGCGTGGCTGCTCGGCGGGGGCGGCCACCACGAGCCGTACCAGCAGGTGCGCCGCGCCCTGCACGGTCAGGACACGGCGGGCCTCGACCGGCGGCACGTGAAGGTCGTGCGCCAGTGGGAGCCGGAGGTGGGGGACGTGGGCGGCCTGGCCTTCGACCTCGCCCGGGCGGCGGACATCGCCGCGCAGGGCGTGGCGCTGGGGTACCTGAGCGACCGGCAGGGCTGGCAGGTGCTGGGCCAGTGCCGTCAGGTGGCGCGGGAGGCGCCGTTTCGCGACTGGGCGCACTACGGCCGGAGTTTCCAGGCGGGCGCGGCCTTCTGGAACGCCAACCCGGTCCGCAACCGGGGGTACGCCGACGCGGTGAAGGCGCTGCTGACCCGTGACGACAGCCCCTGGCGCCGCGACCCCTGGCCGCCGCCCGGCCAGCCGCTCGACCGGGGTCTGGCGGCGGTGGGCACGGGCAGCGAAGCCTCGGCCCTGAACTGA